The window CGTCAACCGCCCCTTGCCCCTCCAAGGCCTGCGCCTCCCCGCCTCTCTCTTCAGCTGCGCCTCCCTCCGGCGCCTGTACCTCGGCGCATGGAGGTTCGTCGACACCGCCACCCTCCCGCGTGGTGCCTCCTTCCCCAGGCTGCATGAGCTCGTCCTCGGCGCCGTCGCCCTGGAGGACCGCGACCTCGACTTCCTGCTCGCCGCGAGCCCCGTGCTTGAGATCCTCGCCATTGTTGGAAGCGTGCTGAAATTGAACGCCCGTCTTGCCAGCCACAGCCTACGTTGCGCACAATTCTGCCTTGCCCTCCTTGAAGAAGTGGCGGTAGTGGACGCCCCGTCCCTTGAGCGGTTCTTCATCTGGCGGTGCGTGAAGCAACGCCACGGCGCGAGGGTCAAGATTGGCCACGCCCCACGGTTGAGCATGCTGGGTTACTTGGAGCCAGGAGTGCACGTGTTGGAGATCGGCAACATCGTCATCAAGGTCTCAATTAGTCAATTTCATTTTCTTTCATTCTTTCTGACTTTCTGTCCATAAttggcatgcatgcatctgagataTCTGCTAATCGAGGAGCTTGACGCGATGGTGCTTCATGTATCTGTTGTTTTGTGCATTGCAGTCTGGAACGATGCCGAGTCCAAAGACCACTATTCCAAGCGTGAAGATGTTGGCACTGCATCTGCATTTCAGAATGCGCAATGAGGTTAAAATGCTTCCAGCCTTCCTCAGGTGTTTTCCCTATGTTGAAACACTGTGTATCCAGGTATAATTGACCTCTCCCCCCCTTCATTTGTTATTTGCATTGTCACTGTCGTCATCATTGTAGCATTATATATGCCAAAGGGCCTCTACCTGAGATGGTTAGAGGAACCCAGCggcactcctcaggtcctgggttcgactccccgtgggagcgaatttcaggctgaggttaaaaaaatcccctcgctggccctgtgtgccaaagcactggttgtgagccggccccaggtcggcctgaggacccttacatggcccaggcaggtagtccccaggggttacgtctcccagtgtcagggcggggccagggttcggggattttctcggtcggggaagccgagtCTTCTCTTAGataataccggtggggcggtctttccccacccggccgagtttttaTTGTAGCATTATATTGCTCCTGCAAAATCCATTTTCTTCCATCACTATATATCTGAACTGTGCActgaatttaaatttcagtctGAAGAAACTCGTGAGCCCACTGGCGAGTTGGACCTCAAGTTTTGGCAGGAGACCAGTCCCATCAAATGCGTTCAAACACAACTCAAGAGGCTAGTGTTCCGTGAGTTCCATGGGGAGGAAGGTGAGTTAGCCTTCCTTATGTTCATCGCGGAAAATGCCCGGCTGTTGGAGGAGATGCTTCTTGTGATGGAACTTCGAAGGCCCTCAGCACCAGAAGAACTTTGTGCCAGAATGAAGGCACTGGAGACTACAACGTGGGCAAGCGGGAGCAACAAAGTGGAGTACATGCTTTCCCGACCTGGTGTAGGAGGAGGGAGCGCTTGGTCTCTCAAAGCGGGTTCTGACTTTAAGCACAATGATCCTTTTCTCTGCCTATTTAAAATGCAAACGCAGTAAATAAACAATCAAGTTAGACACTACTAGTAATTTGCCACTGTTAAGCAAATTCTTCTCGATGCATATCTGACTGGAGATATCGCAGCTAGTTATGTAATAACTTAATTACTGTTGCTGTAT is drawn from Panicum virgatum strain AP13 chromosome 1N, P.virgatum_v5, whole genome shotgun sequence and contains these coding sequences:
- the LOC120654885 gene encoding F-box/FBD/LRR-repeat protein At1g51370-like — translated: MARRPPATATPLNPCPPPNPTPVSASPRGGGMAATIPAAFFWPPPGNYLSTVDTTPVPMRHGLDPGTLNGYGDMVLGFVYAYLPPPPVSTAATLSAAAATTEDGEGIDRISGLPDDLLRRILSRLPAKDGARTAALSTRWRGLWRSAPLVLVDTHFLPRGGAEGRPPSPDAVSRAVRRAVSAALRAHPGPFPFVSLSCGFMKAVDRDRTVLACWFQLLATKGVEELVFVNRPLPLQGLRLPASLFSCASLRRLYLGAWRFVDTATLPRGASFPRLHELVLGAVALEDRDLDFLLAASPVLEILAIVGSVLKLNARLASHSLRCAQFCLALLEEVAVVDAPSLERFFIWRCVKQRHGARVKIGHAPRLSMLGYLEPGVHVLEIGNIVIKSGTMPSPKTTIPSVKMLALHLHFRMRNEVKMLPAFLRCFPYVETLCIQSEETREPTGELDLKFWQETSPIKCVQTQLKRLVFREFHGEEGELAFLMFIAENARLLEEMLLVMELRRPSAPEELCARMKALETTTWASGSNKVEYMLSRPGVGGGSAWSLKAGSDFKHNDPFLCLFKMQTQ